The following proteins are encoded in a genomic region of Bufo bufo chromosome 11, aBufBuf1.1, whole genome shotgun sequence:
- the LOC120981967 gene encoding pregnancy-specific beta-1-glycoprotein 9-like isoform X3: MFSQLLLQMCDFWKLTERGLLLFIGFTLIQSHEVNRVAIGSNITFSFKPCKLNTLYKIHHDHVAIHIPCNYSYLIPDKYEGRVSVKESTGRVTISNITKRDGGIYTLEYRNGDGLRELYRQIRYEVHDLVWIKELSRNDTGTTISFTVVCDGEPDAVNWTMDGEDLGDGSWLSHDNRTLAVPNNITATFTVHVSNLVSADSKNITLINDLNGKSNPLGVVMYPNITKVIWAEGGGRPSNQTLVLSRNVTNLYVLTPSAVQVRHIQNTLVRGCLVNCMAVIS; encoded by the exons ATGTTCTCACAACTTCTCTTGCAAATGTGTGACTTCTGGAAACTTACAGAAAGAG GTCTTCTACTATTTATCGGCTTCACATTGATACAAAGCCATGAAGTCAATCGCGTCGCCATCGGCTCGAATATAACATTTTCTTTTAAGCCGTGCAAACTGAACACACTCTACAAGATCCATCACGATCATGTGGCCatccacatcccctgtaattacagtTATCTTATACCGGATAAGTATGAAGGAAGGGTCAGTGTGAAGGAATCCACCGGACGGGTCACCATAAGCAATATAACCAAGAGGGATGGCGGCATTTATACTCTGGAATACAGGAACGGCGATGGGCTTAGAGAATTATACCGCCAGATCAGATATGAGGTTCATG ATCTTGTCTGGATCAAGGAGCTATCTCGTAACGACACAGGGACAACCATATCTTTTACTGTTGTCTGTGATGGAGAACCGGATGCAGTTAACTGGACCATGGATGGAGAAGACCTGGGAGACGGGAGCTGGCTGAGCCATGATAACCGGACACTCGCCGTTCCGAACAACATCACTGCCACGTTCACAGTTCATGTCTCCAATCTAGTCAGTGCGGACAGCAAAAATATTACTCTCATAAACG ATCTCAATGGAAAATCCAATCCTTTGGGGGTCGTCATGTACCCGAACATTACCAAAGTGATATGGGCCGAAGGCGGGGGCCGGCCCAGCAATCAGACACTCGTTCTATCGAGGAATGTCACCAACCTCTATGTCCTGACCCCGTCAG